From the genome of Polynucleobacter sp. AM-7D1:
AGAAAACTTTTTCTGATCGCTTCCAGGAGATGGCAGACCAGTATTTTGGCTATCCAATCAACCTAAGCTTTGTACTCAATGTAGAAGGTTCGGGCACGCAATCACCTGAGATTGGCTCGCCTCCCCAGGATAAGCTTGAGCAACAAGAGGTTTTGCTAGACGCAGACAGCAGCTCTACAGAAGAGCAAGCTTTTGAAATTGAAGATCACTCTAAATTAAACCCAAACCTTACTTTTGAGACCTTTGTAACAGGTAAGGCCAACCAACTTGCAAGGGCTGCATCTATTCAGGTTGCCCACAACCCTGGCACCTCCTATAACCCAATGTTTTTATATGGCGGGGTTGGTTTGGGCAAAACACATCTAATCCATGCTATTGGGAATCACCTCCTAAAAGAGAAGCCGAATGCTCGAATTCGATACATTCACGCCGAACAGTACGTTTCTGATGTTGTTAGGGCTTATCAACAAAAAGCTTTTGATCGCTTTAAGCGCTATTACCACTCCCTTGACCTGCTTTTAATTGACGATATTCAATTTTTTAGTGGCAAGTCTAGGACGCAAGAGGAATTTTTCTACGCTTTTGAGGCGCTCTTGAGCAATAAGGCTCAAGTCATCATCACCAGCGACACTTACCCAAAAGAAATGGCGGGAATAGATGATCGACTAATTTCCCGTTTTGACTCAGGACTTACAGTTGCAATTGAGCCGCCGGAACTAGAGATGCGAGTCGCTATTCTGATGAAAAAAGCTCAAAATGAGGGCATCCCCATGGGTGAGGATGTGGCTTTTTTTGTAGCAAAGCACCTTAGATCCAATGTGCGTGAGCTTGAAGGAGCGCTAAGGAAAATCTTGGCATTTGTTCGCTTCCATGGCAAAGAGGTGACGATTGATGTGGCCCGGGTGGCTCTAAAAGATTTGCTCTCCATTCAAAATCGACAAATTTCTGTTGAAAACATCCAAAAAGCGGTTGCAGATTTTTACAGCATTAAGGTGGCCGATATGTACTCGAAAAAGCGTCCAGCAAATATTGCCCGACCCCGGCAAATTGCGATGTTTATGGCCAAAGAATTAACCCAAAAGAGCCTGCCAGAGATTGGTGAGTTGTTTGGTGGAAGAGACCACACAACCGTTCTACACGCAGTCCGGAAGATTGGTGCAGAAAGGTCACATGATGGGCAACTCAATCACGAAATCCACGTTATTGAGCAAACCCTGAAATCCTAAGTTTTTTACTTGTGGATAAGCCTGTGGACAGTTCAATGGATAACTTTGGGGACAAGGTGTGGATAAATTGTGGAAAGCTCCCGCTTCATGCAAAAATAGGGTATGCATGAAAAGTTATCCAATATTTACTCAGCGTTTATACAAAAGTTTTCCACAGGTTTTTTAGGTTTTAAGGGGTTGTTTTAAATAAGGTTTTTGAGTTATCCACTGAAAAAAGAAGCCTTATTACTACTACTAATAAGATATATACAAGGATTTAAAAGCAATGCAACTCGTAAACACATCGCGTGATAGTTTATTAAAACCACTTCAAGTTGTTAGTGGCATTGTTGAACGGCGACATACTTTGCCAATCTTGGCAAACCTGTTATTTAAAAAACAAGGTGACAAAGTATCTTTTGTTTCAACGGATATAGAAATTCAAATTACAACTAACGCTAGTTTTGGTGTTGGTGCTGAAGACGTTACTACAACTGTGGCTGCAAGAAAGCTATTGGATATTTTGCGCGCTCTACCAGAGGGGCCTGTTGCTTTAAATCTCAAAGACAACAAGTTGGTTGTTCAGAGCGGTAAAAGCCGTTTCTCTTTGCAAACTCTTTCAGCAACCGAGTTTCCTGTTATGCAAAGTGTTGGTGAGGTAACTGCTAGTTGGAAGATGACTCAAAAAAGTTTTCGCCAACTAGTTAGTCAAGTTCATTTTGCAATGGCGCAACAAGATATTCGTTATTACCTTAACGGCATGTTGTTGGTTGTTGAGGGTAAACAGGTAATTGCGGTTGCTACCGATGGTCATCGCCTAGCTTATTCTCAAGTTGAGTTAACTGATGCTCCAGTGGGGTCTGGTCAGAGACAGGAAATCATCATTCCTCGTAAAACCATTCTGGAGTGCCAACACCTACTTGAGGACTCAGATGAACCACTGGAGATGAGTCTCACATCAAATCAAGTGAAGTTTACGTTTGGTGATATCGAGTTGATTTCTAAATTGGTTGAGGGAAAATTCCCTGACTTTCAGCGCGTGATTCCCAAGGGGCATAAAAACTCCTTAGTAGTTGGGCGCGATGTATTGCAATCAGCCCTACAACGCGCAGCAATTCTGACAACAGATAAATTTAAGGGCGTACGCTTTTCTTTGTCACCAAATCGAATTACTGTTCAATCCACCAATGCTGAGCAAGAAGAGGCTCAAGAAGAGATTGAGACTGAATATGGTGGTGATGTTGTTGAGATTGGGTTCAATGTGAGCTACTTATTAGATGTTTTATCAAACCTAAAGAATGAAAAAATTCAAATTAGTTTGGGTGATGCCAACAGTAGTGCTGTGATTACGTTGCCCGGTTCGGAAGACTTCAAGTATGTTGTGATGCCAATGCGTATTTAATTTAGAAAAAAATGACTGAAGAAAAAAAAGTAGTAGAGCAGTATGGTGCATCATCGATTCAAATCTTAGAAGGTCTCGAGGCTGTTCGTAAACGTCCAGGTATGTATATCGGGGATACCTCCGATGGAACAGGCCTGCACCACCTAGTTTTTGAGGTTTTAGATAACTCTATTGATGAGGCCCTAGCAGGATATTGCTCTGAAATTACCGTCGTTATACAAACCGATAACTCTATTTCTATAGTTGATAACGGGCGTGGTGTACCTACAGGTATTAAATACGACGATAAGCATGAGCCAAAAAGAAGTGCAGCTGAGATTGTGATGACTGAGCTGCATGCTGGTGGTAAGTTTGATCAAAACAGTTATAAGGTTTCTGGTGGTTTACATGGTGTGGGTGTTAGTTGTGTAAACGCACTCTCTAAGTGGTTAAAGCTCACTATTCGTCGCGATGGTAAGGCGCACTACATGGAGTTTGCGCGCGGCGTGATTCAGAACCGCAATATTCAAGAAGAAAATGGTGTTGCGGTTTCACCAATTACTATTATTGGTGACACAAGCTTATCTGGCACTGAAGTACATTTCTTGGCTGACGAAGAAATCTTTGGAAGTATTGAATTCCATTATGAAATTCTTGTTAAGCGTATTCGCGAACTCTCATTTTTAAACAATGGAGTTCACATTAAGTTAATTGATCAGCGCTCTGGTCAAGAAGAGGATTTTGCTTTTTCAGGTGGTGTTAAAGGTTTTGTTGAATACATTAACCAAACAAAAAATGTTTTACATCCGAATATTTTTTATGCAGAAGGAATTCGTCCATCTGATTTGGGCGGCAACATCACCGCTGAAGTATCCATGCAATGGAATGATAGTTTTAGTGAGCAAGTTTTGTGTTTCACTAACAATATTCCACAACGTGATGGCGGTACCCATCTAACAGGTCTTCGCGCAGCCATGACTCGCGTCATTAATAAATATATTGATGAACACGAAGTTGCTAAAAAAGCAAAGGTTGAAATTTCTGGCGATGATATGCGTGAGGGACTTGCTTGCGTCTTATCCGTCAAGGTCCCTGAGCCTAAGTTTTCGAGCCAAACAAAAGATAAGTTGGTCTCTAGTGAGGTTCGTGGTCCGGTAGAAGAAATTGTTGCTGAGGCTTTGAGTGCTTATTTGCAAGAGCGCCCTGCCGATGCAAAAATTCTTTGCGGAAAAATTGTAGATGCTGCGCGCGCTCGTGAGGCGGCTCGTAAAGCTCGCGACATGACTCGTCGTAAAGGTGTTCTTGATGGTTTGGGTCTTCCTGGGAAGTTGGCAGACTGCCAAGAGAAAGATCCAACTAAATCTGAATTATTTATTGTCGAGGGAGACTCCGCGGGCGGTTCTGCAAAGCAGGGTCGCGACCGACGCTTTCAGGCGATTCTTCCGCTGAAAGGAAAAATTCTCAATGTTGAGAAGGCTCGATTCGATAAGATGTTGGCTAGCCAAGAGGTGGTTACTTTAATTACCGTTCTTGGAACCGGTATTGGTGTTGAGGAGTACAAGGCTGACAAGTTGCGCTATCACCGCATCATCATCATGACCGACGCGGACGTTGATGGTAGCCACATTCGCACGCTCCTACTCACCTTCTTCTATAGACAAATGCCTGAGTTGATTGAGCGTGGCCACATTTATATTGCGCAACCACCCTTGTATAAGGTGAAGTTTGGCAAGAATGAGCAATACATTAAAGATGATGCGGAGTTGAATCAACTACTGTTAAAGATTGCATTAGAGTCGGCCTCACTTCAAACCCCCGCGGGAGAAATTATTGAGGGCGAAGCATTGGGTGAGCTAGCCAAACACTATCAAGTCATTCAATCGGTTGTTGATCGCTTATCTCGCACCATTGACGAAGATGCTTTGCGTGCCATTGCTTCTGGTACTCAACTCAACCTAGATGCTGAGAAGTCTGCACATGAATCGGCTGAGCGCTTGCGTGTCGCGCTTGCTGATTCTTTAAATCCTTTAGCACTACCCCCAGAGATTATTGTGCAAAAGGAAGAGCGTACCGATCGCTATAAGTTGCTTCTCTCCCGTCGCATTCATGGCAATTTGAAGTTATCGGCAATCAATTCTGATTTTGTTCATGGTGATGATTACCAAAGCCTGTCAAATGCCGCTGCGGTTCTATCGGGCAAGGTGTTGCCGGGTTCAAAGGTTCGCCGTGGCGATCCAGACAAAAACCAAAAAGAACAAGCAATTCAAGATTTCAGGGCCGCTTTCTCCTGGCTGCTCTCTGAGGCCGAGCGCGTGCTCAGTCGTCAGCGCTATAAAGGTCTTGGTGAGATGAATCCATCCCAGCTGTGGGAAACCACCATGGATGCTGGTTCAAGAACATTACTCCAAGTCAAAATCGAAGATGCGATTGCAGCCGATCAAGTCTTCACCACCCTAATGGGGGATGAGGTTGAGCCACGTCGTGCCTTTATTGAAAAAAATGCCTTGATCGCTCGTAACCTGGACGTCTGATTTAAATGGCTAAAAAGAAATTGGCGGTTCCAAAAATTGATCGCTCACGCATTGTTGTGAAGTCTTCCCCGATTCATGGCAAAGGAGTGTTTGTTGTTAAGCCAATTAAAAAGGGTGATGCGATTATTGAGTACAAAGGGGAGCGCATTAGTTGGAAGTTGGCCGAGAAGCGCCATCCACATGACCCTAAAGACCCAAACCATACTTTTTATTTCTCTCTTGAGGATGGCCGTTGCATTGATGCTAAATACGGCGGCAATGCAGCACGCTGGATTAACCACTCCTGTAAGCCTAGTTGTGAAACTCGAGAAGATATTTTTGACGGTGAGCCACGTGTATTTATTTATGCGAAACGCGACC
Proteins encoded in this window:
- the dnaA gene encoding chromosomal replication initiator protein DnaA, producing the protein MSNLQNPPTLNSLSPLGFWDGALGALARELSPQQFKTWIQPLSLVSYDESGQSLILGAPNRFKLDWIKKTFSDRFQEMADQYFGYPINLSFVLNVEGSGTQSPEIGSPPQDKLEQQEVLLDADSSSTEEQAFEIEDHSKLNPNLTFETFVTGKANQLARAASIQVAHNPGTSYNPMFLYGGVGLGKTHLIHAIGNHLLKEKPNARIRYIHAEQYVSDVVRAYQQKAFDRFKRYYHSLDLLLIDDIQFFSGKSRTQEEFFYAFEALLSNKAQVIITSDTYPKEMAGIDDRLISRFDSGLTVAIEPPELEMRVAILMKKAQNEGIPMGEDVAFFVAKHLRSNVRELEGALRKILAFVRFHGKEVTIDVARVALKDLLSIQNRQISVENIQKAVADFYSIKVADMYSKKRPANIARPRQIAMFMAKELTQKSLPEIGELFGGRDHTTVLHAVRKIGAERSHDGQLNHEIHVIEQTLKS
- a CDS encoding SET domain-containing protein yields the protein MAKKKLAVPKIDRSRIVVKSSPIHGKGVFVVKPIKKGDAIIEYKGERISWKLAEKRHPHDPKDPNHTFYFSLEDGRCIDAKYGGNAARWINHSCKPSCETREDIFDGEPRVFIYAKRDLKLGEELFYDYSLDIGGRVTKRLKKDYECRCGAKKCRGTMLSLDTK
- the gyrB gene encoding DNA topoisomerase (ATP-hydrolyzing) subunit B, whose translation is MTEEKKVVEQYGASSIQILEGLEAVRKRPGMYIGDTSDGTGLHHLVFEVLDNSIDEALAGYCSEITVVIQTDNSISIVDNGRGVPTGIKYDDKHEPKRSAAEIVMTELHAGGKFDQNSYKVSGGLHGVGVSCVNALSKWLKLTIRRDGKAHYMEFARGVIQNRNIQEENGVAVSPITIIGDTSLSGTEVHFLADEEIFGSIEFHYEILVKRIRELSFLNNGVHIKLIDQRSGQEEDFAFSGGVKGFVEYINQTKNVLHPNIFYAEGIRPSDLGGNITAEVSMQWNDSFSEQVLCFTNNIPQRDGGTHLTGLRAAMTRVINKYIDEHEVAKKAKVEISGDDMREGLACVLSVKVPEPKFSSQTKDKLVSSEVRGPVEEIVAEALSAYLQERPADAKILCGKIVDAARAREAARKARDMTRRKGVLDGLGLPGKLADCQEKDPTKSELFIVEGDSAGGSAKQGRDRRFQAILPLKGKILNVEKARFDKMLASQEVVTLITVLGTGIGVEEYKADKLRYHRIIIMTDADVDGSHIRTLLLTFFYRQMPELIERGHIYIAQPPLYKVKFGKNEQYIKDDAELNQLLLKIALESASLQTPAGEIIEGEALGELAKHYQVIQSVVDRLSRTIDEDALRAIASGTQLNLDAEKSAHESAERLRVALADSLNPLALPPEIIVQKEERTDRYKLLLSRRIHGNLKLSAINSDFVHGDDYQSLSNAAAVLSGKVLPGSKVRRGDPDKNQKEQAIQDFRAAFSWLLSEAERVLSRQRYKGLGEMNPSQLWETTMDAGSRTLLQVKIEDAIAADQVFTTLMGDEVEPRRAFIEKNALIARNLDV
- the dnaN gene encoding DNA polymerase III subunit beta — translated: MQLVNTSRDSLLKPLQVVSGIVERRHTLPILANLLFKKQGDKVSFVSTDIEIQITTNASFGVGAEDVTTTVAARKLLDILRALPEGPVALNLKDNKLVVQSGKSRFSLQTLSATEFPVMQSVGEVTASWKMTQKSFRQLVSQVHFAMAQQDIRYYLNGMLLVVEGKQVIAVATDGHRLAYSQVELTDAPVGSGQRQEIIIPRKTILECQHLLEDSDEPLEMSLTSNQVKFTFGDIELISKLVEGKFPDFQRVIPKGHKNSLVVGRDVLQSALQRAAILTTDKFKGVRFSLSPNRITVQSTNAEQEEAQEEIETEYGGDVVEIGFNVSYLLDVLSNLKNEKIQISLGDANSSAVITLPGSEDFKYVVMPMRI